The Spirosoma foliorum genome has a window encoding:
- a CDS encoding CRTAC1 family protein, translating to MKKLLYGLIGLATLLIIVAGYYSKKPTSQEQMVHLLDQVNYKFKDYRNDFSPESQLAHMDSTTEQSGPIEGAMFTKANTLMKLGEEEKAIVVLESLEKIIKKDNATARRLVLGELAMAYLRLGEQTNCVAKHSAESCILPIQGSGIHSNQTGSKKAIALYESLLNEYPDDVESRWLLNLAYMTLGQYPKQVPKAWLIPNMVDTTHQINPFQDVAKSLKLDVNNMAGGVVVEDFDHDGYLDVALSAWGLDEPMHYFKNNANGTFSDLSEASGLHQITGGLNMMQTDYNNDGFADIFVLRGAWQGAFGEQPNSLLRNNGDGTFTDVTIPAGLLSFHPTQTATWNDFNNDGWVDVFIGNETSNSFQTGAGKMHPCELYLNNGDGTFKEVANLANCNIVGYVKGVTSGDYDHDGWKDLFLSTVDGNRYLLKNKGLRDKMVHFEDVSLEAGLRKETGNSFTTWFWDYDNDGWLDIFVCDYTFQGSLAFYEASEALHKPIGQAGTIYLYHNNQNGTFTNVSAEADLQKTTFSMGGNFGDINNDGFLDMYLGSGNPNYKSLVPNKLYLSQGGKSFADVTAPGRVGHLQKGHGVSFADMDNDGDQDIYIEMGGAYVGDGYQNAFYLNPGQNTNNWICFNLTGTKANRLAIGSQVKLTFRENGIKRTIYRDVNSGGSFGASPLRREIGIGRATIIDEIEIRWHGSKTVQVFRNVKPNQFLSITEGSNTLNRVALKTLNFSKEVAPICRTPVASAAATVNRKSN from the coding sequence ATGAAAAAACTTTTATATGGCCTGATAGGTCTGGCAACTCTGCTAATTATTGTAGCAGGGTACTACTCCAAAAAGCCAACATCACAAGAGCAGATGGTCCACTTGCTTGACCAGGTAAATTATAAATTTAAGGATTACCGCAATGATTTTAGTCCTGAGTCACAGCTAGCTCATATGGACTCCACAACGGAGCAATCGGGACCGATTGAAGGGGCGATGTTTACAAAAGCCAATACGCTGATGAAATTAGGCGAAGAGGAAAAGGCAATCGTTGTTCTTGAAAGTCTGGAAAAAATTATCAAGAAAGATAACGCGACGGCACGGCGATTAGTCCTGGGTGAGTTAGCGATGGCTTACCTACGCTTGGGAGAACAAACGAACTGTGTTGCCAAACATTCTGCAGAGTCCTGTATTTTACCGATCCAGGGGTCAGGCATCCATAGCAATCAGACAGGCTCAAAAAAAGCAATTGCGCTATATGAATCCCTCCTGAATGAATACCCGGATGATGTGGAATCTCGCTGGCTACTCAATTTGGCTTACATGACTCTGGGCCAATATCCAAAGCAGGTTCCTAAAGCGTGGTTAATCCCCAACATGGTGGACACAACGCATCAAATCAATCCGTTTCAGGATGTGGCTAAAAGCTTGAAGCTGGATGTGAACAATATGGCCGGAGGAGTTGTGGTCGAAGATTTTGACCATGATGGTTATTTGGACGTAGCCCTCTCAGCCTGGGGACTTGATGAGCCTATGCATTATTTCAAGAATAACGCGAATGGCACCTTCAGCGATCTTTCGGAAGCTTCTGGTTTACATCAGATTACGGGCGGTTTGAACATGATGCAAACCGATTACAATAATGATGGCTTTGCCGACATCTTTGTTTTGAGAGGAGCCTGGCAAGGGGCTTTTGGTGAGCAGCCCAATTCGTTACTCAGGAATAATGGCGATGGTACGTTCACGGATGTAACGATTCCAGCCGGGCTTCTTTCATTTCATCCAACCCAAACTGCTACCTGGAATGATTTCAACAACGATGGTTGGGTAGATGTATTTATTGGTAACGAAACGTCCAATTCATTTCAGACAGGTGCTGGGAAAATGCATCCCTGCGAATTGTATCTGAATAATGGCGATGGTACGTTTAAGGAAGTTGCTAATCTGGCTAACTGCAACATTGTTGGGTACGTCAAGGGAGTCACATCGGGCGATTATGATCATGATGGCTGGAAAGACTTGTTTTTATCGACGGTAGATGGCAATCGGTATCTACTGAAGAACAAGGGATTACGTGATAAGATGGTCCATTTCGAGGATGTATCGCTGGAAGCCGGTCTGCGTAAAGAGACAGGAAATTCCTTTACAACCTGGTTCTGGGATTATGACAACGACGGCTGGCTGGATATTTTCGTTTGCGATTACACCTTTCAGGGATCGCTGGCGTTTTACGAAGCCTCTGAAGCTCTGCATAAGCCAATAGGACAGGCTGGTACCATTTATCTGTATCATAACAATCAGAATGGTACGTTCACCAATGTTTCGGCTGAAGCGGATCTCCAAAAAACGACCTTCTCTATGGGAGGTAACTTTGGCGATATTAACAATGACGGCTTCCTGGATATGTACCTCGGGTCGGGCAATCCAAATTACAAATCGCTGGTTCCCAATAAACTGTACCTTAGCCAGGGTGGAAAATCATTTGCTGATGTAACGGCGCCTGGACGCGTGGGACATCTGCAAAAAGGTCACGGGGTATCGTTTGCCGATATGGATAATGACGGTGATCAGGATATCTACATCGAAATGGGTGGAGCCTACGTTGGCGATGGCTACCAGAACGCCTTCTATCTTAATCCTGGCCAGAATACGAACAACTGGATTTGCTTTAACCTGACGGGAACGAAGGCAAATCGACTGGCTATTGGGTCGCAGGTGAAGCTAACTTTTCGGGAAAACGGTATTAAACGGACTATATATCGGGACGTAAACTCTGGCGGTAGTTTCGGAGCCTCCCCCCTACGTCGGGAAATTGGCATTGGCCGTGCGACGATCATTGATGAAATCGAGATTCGCTGGCATGGCTCTAAAACGGTTCAGGTATTTCGGAATGTTAAGCCAAATCAGTTCCTAAGCATTACCGAAGGCAGCAACACATTGAATCGAGTGGCACTCAAAACCTTGAATTTCAGCAAGGAAGTTGCCCCTATTTGCCGTACGCCTGTAGCATCAGCGGCTGCAACCGTCAATCGCAAGTCTAACTAA
- a CDS encoding cobalamin-independent methionine synthase II family protein produces MKISTELIGSIPRPVYLQQAMTAFSSGQLNAQELGKLADKATKETIQELEKLGSPILSDGEQSKPSFVTYPLQGLQTLASDGVVIPFADSHTRQLPKLTAGPFHYTTFANSYLHKAQEFSSLPIKQAVISCSAISLLYPQEGIDGYSRDQFLADLVNDAEADIRTCLNSGAYKVQIDFTEARLAIKLDPSKQLLAAFIDLNNQVLNRFSPEEKQKIGIHSCPGGDHDSTHSADIPYSELLPLLFSLEAGNFYLEYAAETDKKAVLNAIKQSIRPNQRVFLGVTNVLDPRVETPEEIRDLILEAADVIPIQQLGTTDDCGFSPFGDDTSTAREIAFAKIRARLEGTKLAEQAITA; encoded by the coding sequence ATGAAAATCTCAACAGAATTAATCGGTAGTATTCCACGTCCAGTATACCTGCAGCAAGCCATGACTGCTTTTTCGTCAGGACAGCTCAATGCTCAGGAATTGGGTAAGTTAGCCGATAAGGCAACTAAGGAGACGATCCAGGAATTGGAAAAATTAGGTTCGCCTATCTTGTCTGACGGAGAGCAGTCGAAGCCCAGTTTCGTTACTTATCCGCTACAAGGTCTTCAGACCCTGGCCTCTGATGGGGTAGTCATTCCATTTGCCGATAGTCATACTCGTCAGTTACCTAAGCTAACGGCTGGCCCTTTTCATTATACAACCTTTGCCAACTCCTATCTTCATAAAGCGCAGGAGTTTTCGTCACTGCCCATAAAGCAAGCCGTCATTTCGTGCTCAGCAATAAGCTTGTTGTATCCGCAGGAAGGCATTGATGGTTACTCACGGGATCAATTTTTAGCGGATTTAGTCAATGACGCTGAAGCCGATATTCGGACCTGTTTGAACAGTGGTGCTTATAAAGTACAGATTGATTTTACCGAAGCCCGATTGGCCATCAAACTAGACCCAAGCAAGCAGTTACTTGCGGCTTTCATCGACCTGAACAACCAGGTACTGAATCGATTCTCTCCCGAAGAAAAACAGAAGATCGGTATTCACTCTTGCCCCGGTGGTGATCATGATTCTACGCACAGTGCTGATATCCCTTATAGCGAATTATTGCCTTTACTCTTTTCATTGGAAGCAGGCAATTTCTATCTGGAATACGCAGCTGAGACAGACAAGAAGGCCGTTCTCAATGCTATAAAACAATCCATACGACCAAATCAGCGCGTGTTTTTGGGCGTTACGAATGTTCTTGATCCTCGCGTAGAAACTCCTGAAGAAATCCGGGATTTGATTCTGGAAGCTGCCGACGTTATTCCTATTCAACAACTCGGCACTACCGACGATTGCGGCTTTTCACCCTTTGGCGACGATACATCTACGGCTCGAGAAATTGCCTTTGCAAAAATCCGCGCCCGACTGGAGGGCACCAAATTAGCCGAACAAGCAATCACCGCTTAA
- a CDS encoding carboxymuconolactone decarboxylase family protein has protein sequence MAHIQLPEGLPGILGPMAFSPQTTKPLNELAEVLLRTNDTLSPAERETIAAFTSRRNDCFFCSTSHGAAADYLHGREANVVQQTWDNYQTAPISPKLKALLTIAASVQQGGKQVTPEQVELARAEGATDKDIHDTVLIAAAFCMYNRYVDGLATWAPQDPAVYADMGEALATKGYVHFNEPQPA, from the coding sequence ATGGCACATATTCAATTACCCGAAGGATTACCCGGCATCTTAGGCCCTATGGCGTTCAGCCCGCAAACAACCAAACCATTAAACGAACTGGCTGAAGTTCTACTCCGCACAAACGATACCTTAAGCCCAGCCGAACGGGAAACCATTGCCGCCTTTACTTCGCGCCGGAATGATTGTTTTTTCTGTTCAACGAGTCACGGTGCAGCGGCCGATTACCTGCATGGCCGGGAAGCGAATGTTGTTCAGCAAACGTGGGATAATTACCAGACGGCACCTATTTCACCCAAATTAAAAGCGCTATTAACCATTGCGGCCAGTGTACAACAAGGCGGTAAACAAGTAACGCCAGAGCAGGTCGAATTGGCACGTGCCGAAGGCGCAACTGACAAAGATATTCACGATACGGTACTGATTGCGGCTGCTTTCTGCATGTACAATCGCTATGTAGATGGGCTGGCTACCTGGGCACCTCAAGATCCGGCCGTCTATGCCGATATGGGCGAAGCCCTGGCCACAAAAGGCTATGTGCATTTCAATGAGCCACAACCAGCTTAA
- a CDS encoding sulfite exporter TauE/SafE family protein, with translation MTTSARPARRIPILYILFLISVLSGWIYYISSLPDISFLARRWAASLTMVFGSFIAGSSPEGSAAISYPIFTLLLKIPPPVARNFSFAIQSIGMTSASLLILGLRVRVDWNYIRYVTLGGVFGLIFGTYYVVPLVSPVMAKLFFVSLWLSFGITLWRENRRPQREVHDSITPFLPVDKRRLALFGIVGGVISSIFGTGINIFTFCLVTIYYRLNEKVATPSSVIIMTIETLLGFFLHAQVLHDFSQESFELWLACVPIVVFFAPLGAFVITKLPRESIARLLYVILFVQFIGAMVVIKPSLPQLLLCACTLGGGLGLFALLARSQRTGTAAS, from the coding sequence ATGACTACATCTGCGCGGCCTGCCCGACGTATTCCGATCCTGTACATTCTTTTTCTCATCAGTGTCTTAAGCGGCTGGATTTACTATATCTCATCACTACCCGACATTAGCTTCCTGGCGCGTCGATGGGCTGCTTCATTGACAATGGTATTTGGATCGTTTATCGCAGGTTCAAGTCCGGAAGGAAGCGCGGCTATTTCATATCCGATTTTTACGCTACTATTAAAGATTCCACCACCTGTAGCCCGCAATTTTTCGTTTGCCATTCAGAGTATTGGCATGACCTCGGCCTCACTCTTAATTCTGGGGCTTCGGGTTCGGGTAGACTGGAATTACATTCGTTATGTCACACTCGGCGGAGTGTTCGGATTGATTTTCGGAACGTATTATGTAGTGCCCCTGGTGTCGCCCGTGATGGCGAAACTCTTTTTTGTATCACTCTGGCTGAGTTTCGGCATTACGCTCTGGCGCGAAAACCGCCGACCACAGCGCGAAGTACACGATTCAATTACACCCTTTTTACCCGTTGACAAGCGGAGATTGGCTTTATTTGGTATTGTGGGCGGTGTTATTTCATCAATTTTCGGTACGGGCATCAACATTTTTACGTTTTGCCTCGTCACGATTTACTACCGGTTGAACGAAAAAGTCGCAACTCCCTCATCAGTTATTATAATGACGATAGAGACGTTACTAGGCTTTTTTCTGCATGCTCAGGTTCTGCACGATTTTAGTCAGGAATCGTTCGAGTTATGGTTGGCATGCGTCCCAATTGTTGTTTTCTTTGCTCCGTTGGGTGCGTTTGTCATTACGAAACTCCCACGCGAGTCGATTGCCCGTCTGTTGTATGTGATCCTTTTCGTCCAGTTTATTGGTGCAATGGTGGTTATTAAACCTTCGCTACCCCAACTGTTGCTTTGTGCCTGTACACTTGGAGGAGGACTAGGTCTGTTTGCGTTACTGGCCCGATCGCAACGAACAGGTACTGCCGCCAGTTGA
- a CDS encoding TonB-dependent receptor has product MRQLFLLSTFMLLGGVTAQAQINMAGIVTDDKDQPLSGATILIRGTNIGTTTQNNGQFELETNVELPLTISVSFIGYQRKDVLVRGNNFRSLTVKLSEEVVTVITGELVLAPSRVPEDIQKAAVTVEKLGAKQFQQSPAATPFDALQNVKGVDFLTQSLAFKTVNLRGFGSNNNSRFLQLTDGMDNRSPGLGFGFGNVAGISDLDIDNIELIPGASSALYGPDAMQGLMFTSSKNPFTYQGLSVQLKVGANNFGKDDFGPKGYGDVAIRYAKEVSPRFAFKVNFQRFSGTDFIADDYSDRQTRSRANFLATDPNRVGIATGIGYLQNSNANTNFQYDGLNIYGDEITANGSAYTFPKDYANVLLQNKLVTRTGYTELELLGNNGKVFNNRANVSLHYKLPGNIEASVGWYYGNGNFIRTANFREYFPDYQRHQIKAELRGENFFLRAYTTQQKAEAWNIGQMATAINNSWKSLGQWAAEFGQVYIDNKFIVGDSRATADRGRYLPGSDRFNAVRDAFAKTYNTDSVPGYRGAKGLGFRDNSALWHYEGMYNLSKFLEVAEVIVGGSIRHYALNTGGTVVALKPDGSEYTIDEYGAYIQASKEVKLSMVTVKPTVAVRYDKNQYLDGGFSPRASAVVSIGPHNFRGSWQSAFRNPSPNQLFSVPGTGKAGEVGGLQSVAESAGLVSNPAYLDSDVNDYLNGRITEDQLRGRAYSPTTFKTEKIKTWEVGYKTLLKDKLYIDATYFQSKYSDFIVAQSFYQPTTGQISDLTTNAYRVLQINYNNTNEVFVNGWAVGAEYGLGKGFSLSGNYAHQVGTVTLRDAQGNVINDNAGAPIIKRKMSNPEVVQKGRNYFNSPENRYNISLNNPQLIDRLGATVSFRWTERMWFEQGITAGDVWLPAWTSLDAQVSYKVPVWKSIVKLGGTNILNKYYSQGYGLARIGGLYYLSITFDELMR; this is encoded by the coding sequence ATGAGGCAACTCTTTCTTCTATCGACTTTTATGCTTCTGGGCGGGGTAACGGCTCAGGCGCAAATTAATATGGCTGGTATCGTAACCGATGATAAAGATCAACCTTTGTCGGGGGCTACCATACTAATCCGTGGAACGAACATTGGCACTACTACACAGAATAATGGACAGTTTGAACTAGAAACCAATGTCGAGCTGCCTTTAACCATAAGTGTCTCCTTTATAGGTTATCAGCGGAAGGATGTACTGGTACGCGGAAACAATTTCCGGAGCCTCACGGTGAAACTTTCCGAAGAAGTTGTTACCGTTATAACAGGCGAACTTGTTTTGGCGCCTAGCCGTGTTCCAGAAGACATCCAGAAAGCGGCTGTAACGGTCGAAAAACTAGGCGCAAAACAGTTTCAGCAGTCGCCTGCTGCTACGCCCTTCGATGCGCTTCAGAACGTAAAAGGCGTTGATTTCCTGACACAAAGCCTGGCATTTAAAACCGTAAATCTTCGTGGATTTGGTTCGAATAATAATAGCCGCTTTCTGCAACTGACCGATGGTATGGATAACCGTTCACCGGGTTTAGGGTTCGGTTTTGGGAACGTAGCGGGTATATCGGATTTAGATATCGATAATATTGAGCTGATTCCGGGGGCATCGTCGGCACTGTATGGACCCGATGCGATGCAGGGGCTCATGTTCACGTCGAGTAAAAATCCATTTACGTATCAGGGTCTAAGTGTTCAGTTAAAGGTTGGCGCTAATAATTTCGGGAAAGATGATTTTGGACCAAAAGGCTACGGCGACGTCGCCATTCGTTATGCGAAAGAAGTCAGCCCCCGGTTTGCGTTTAAAGTGAATTTTCAGCGGTTTAGCGGCACCGATTTCATTGCCGACGATTATAGCGATCGCCAGACTCGTTCGCGGGCTAACTTTTTAGCGACCGATCCGAATCGGGTAGGTATCGCAACGGGGATTGGCTATTTACAGAACAGCAACGCCAATACAAATTTTCAGTACGATGGCCTGAACATATATGGCGACGAAATAACCGCTAATGGCAGTGCATATACCTTCCCAAAAGACTATGCCAATGTATTGTTGCAGAATAAGTTAGTGACTCGTACAGGGTACACAGAATTAGAGCTGCTGGGAAATAATGGGAAGGTATTTAACAACCGGGCCAATGTATCGCTGCATTACAAGCTGCCCGGAAACATTGAAGCATCGGTAGGGTGGTATTACGGAAACGGCAATTTTATTCGTACTGCCAACTTCCGTGAATACTTCCCCGACTATCAGCGGCATCAGATTAAGGCTGAATTGCGGGGCGAAAACTTCTTTCTGCGAGCCTATACGACCCAACAAAAAGCTGAAGCCTGGAACATTGGTCAAATGGCTACTGCGATCAATAACAGTTGGAAATCGCTTGGGCAGTGGGCTGCGGAGTTTGGTCAGGTTTATATCGATAACAAATTTATTGTTGGCGACTCCCGCGCCACTGCCGATCGGGGGCGCTACTTACCTGGCTCAGACCGCTTCAATGCGGTGCGCGATGCGTTTGCCAAGACATACAATACCGATTCAGTTCCGGGGTATAGAGGGGCAAAAGGCCTCGGTTTTCGCGATAATTCGGCCTTATGGCATTATGAGGGCATGTACAATCTCTCCAAATTCCTGGAGGTTGCAGAGGTGATTGTAGGAGGGAGTATTCGACATTACGCGCTCAATACGGGTGGTACAGTCGTTGCGCTGAAACCAGACGGTTCAGAATATACCATCGATGAGTATGGCGCTTACATACAGGCTTCGAAAGAAGTGAAGTTAAGCATGGTAACCGTGAAGCCAACTGTAGCGGTTCGGTACGATAAAAACCAGTATTTAGACGGTGGTTTCAGCCCGAGGGCATCGGCGGTGGTCAGTATTGGCCCGCATAATTTTCGGGGATCATGGCAGTCAGCGTTTCGAAATCCCTCGCCAAATCAGTTGTTTTCTGTTCCCGGTACTGGTAAAGCGGGAGAAGTGGGTGGTTTACAGTCGGTGGCAGAGTCGGCCGGGTTGGTGTCAAATCCCGCTTACCTGGACAGCGACGTGAATGATTATTTAAACGGTCGTATCACCGAAGACCAACTTCGGGGTCGTGCTTATAGTCCCACTACTTTCAAGACGGAGAAGATCAAGACATGGGAAGTTGGCTATAAAACTTTGCTTAAGGATAAGCTATACATCGATGCAACGTATTTCCAGAGTAAATACTCCGATTTTATTGTTGCTCAGAGCTTTTATCAACCGACTACTGGTCAAATCTCCGATTTGACGACAAACGCTTATCGGGTGCTCCAAATCAATTATAACAACACCAACGAGGTTTTTGTAAACGGTTGGGCAGTAGGAGCGGAGTATGGTTTGGGCAAGGGGTTCAGCCTGAGTGGAAACTACGCCCATCAGGTTGGAACAGTAACGCTTCGGGATGCGCAGGGTAACGTAATTAATGATAATGCGGGTGCGCCCATTATTAAGCGGAAGATGAGCAACCCGGAAGTTGTTCAGAAAGGACGTAATTACTTCAACTCGCCCGAAAATCGCTACAACATCAGTCTGAACAATCCGCAACTAATAGATCGATTGGGCGCTACCGTCTCGTTTCGCTGGACGGAACGAATGTGGTTTGAACAGGGCATCACAGCAGGCGATGTGTGGTTGCCTGCCTGGACGAGTTTAGATGCTCAGGTATCCTACAAAGTCCCGGTCTGGAAATCGATTGTCAAATTGGGTGGTACAAACATCCTGAACAAATATTACTCTCAGGGCTATGGTCTGGCACGAATCGGTGGCTTGTACTACCTGAGCATTACGTTTGATGAATTGATGCGGTAG
- a CDS encoding TonB-dependent receptor yields the protein MRQILTSVFLIGAILIPLFSFAQNAPVINSTVTGRVIDSRTNENLIGATVVIKGTTNGGVTDQNGEFKLLTAQKLPFTVVVSFIGYQTKDVIVNEGNNEIKLDEGSNQLADIVITSRRRQESAQEVPIPISVVSGNRAEDAGAFNVNRLKELVPTVQLYASNARNTTLNIRGLGSTYGLTNDGIDPGVGFYVDGVYYARPAATALDFIDIEQVEVLRGPQGTLFGKNTTAGAFNITTRAAGFTPSGSFELSYGNYGYIQAKGSLTGPLSKKLAARVSFTGTQRDGTFYNVHTQLPINDINNIGVRTQLLYTPSDNVKITIIGDISSQKPNGYGWPVAGVVPTKRAAYRQFNAIIADLNYKLPYSSAFERIVDLDTPSKADNKLGGVSVNADIKIGNGTLTSTTAWRHWQWTPLNDRDYIGLPVFTISSGNSVHDQWSQEIRYAGKITPQLSGVVGLFGLWQDLKSDPVQTEEAGSAQWRFAQSSTSALWKTPGLFDNFGIRTTNRIQSTGLAAFGQLDWALSDKFHILPGVRYNYDKKVANYKRETYGGLQTTDPALLALKNAVYTNQAFDTDVSEGNFSGQVTLQYKVGRAINAFGTYAISYKPVGINIGGLPTANGQTLLDLARVKPEHVNHFEVGLKTRPTPNSILNLVFYNTEIKDFQTQVQTPEPGVNRGYLANAEKVRVTGVEVDGNVRIANRLTLNAAVAYTDGKYVSFTNAPVPLEETGGDQAFKDISGGVLPGISKWSGSVGGEVTAPGLLIGLKGNYFFGVDAFYRSSFSSSPSPSQYLNIDGYSLVNSRLGFRASSGISIFIWARNLFNTNYYEQLLAAPGSAGHYAGIVGDPRTYGTTLRYTF from the coding sequence ATGAGACAAATTTTAACGTCAGTTTTTTTAATTGGGGCCATTCTTATCCCCTTATTTTCATTCGCACAAAATGCACCAGTTATAAATTCAACAGTGACTGGACGGGTGATTGATTCACGCACCAACGAAAATTTGATTGGGGCAACCGTAGTCATTAAAGGAACAACAAATGGCGGGGTTACAGATCAAAATGGAGAATTTAAGTTGTTGACCGCTCAAAAACTTCCGTTCACAGTCGTTGTCTCTTTTATAGGATATCAAACCAAAGACGTGATTGTAAATGAAGGTAATAACGAGATTAAACTTGATGAAGGGAGTAATCAATTAGCCGATATCGTAATCACCTCTCGTCGTCGTCAGGAATCGGCCCAGGAAGTTCCCATTCCGATTTCCGTTGTTAGTGGCAACCGTGCCGAAGATGCTGGCGCTTTCAACGTAAACCGATTAAAAGAGTTGGTGCCTACCGTTCAGTTGTATGCTTCCAATGCCCGAAATACAACGCTTAATATTCGTGGCCTAGGCTCTACGTATGGGTTGACAAACGACGGGATTGACCCTGGTGTTGGGTTTTATGTCGATGGTGTTTATTACGCTCGCCCGGCAGCTACAGCACTCGATTTTATCGATATTGAACAGGTTGAAGTGTTGCGAGGGCCTCAGGGAACGTTGTTTGGCAAGAATACGACGGCGGGGGCATTTAATATTACAACGCGTGCTGCTGGCTTTACCCCGAGCGGAAGTTTTGAATTGAGTTATGGTAATTACGGGTACATCCAGGCTAAAGGTTCACTGACGGGGCCACTGAGTAAAAAACTTGCTGCGCGGGTATCGTTTACGGGTACACAACGAGACGGGACGTTTTACAATGTACACACCCAGCTTCCCATTAACGACATCAACAATATTGGTGTGCGGACACAACTCCTGTACACGCCAAGCGATAATGTTAAAATCACGATAATCGGGGATATTTCGTCACAAAAACCGAATGGGTACGGTTGGCCGGTAGCCGGTGTTGTTCCGACCAAACGGGCTGCCTATCGTCAATTCAATGCTATCATTGCCGATTTAAATTATAAACTTCCGTATTCTAGCGCTTTCGAACGGATCGTTGATTTGGATACGCCGTCAAAAGCAGATAACAAGCTGGGTGGCGTATCTGTAAATGCAGATATTAAAATCGGAAACGGTACATTAACATCTACCACAGCGTGGCGTCACTGGCAGTGGACTCCGCTGAATGACCGTGACTATATCGGCTTACCTGTCTTTACGATTTCGTCCGGTAACTCGGTTCATGATCAGTGGTCGCAGGAAATACGCTATGCGGGTAAAATTACACCCCAATTGAGTGGTGTTGTTGGTTTGTTTGGTCTTTGGCAGGATCTGAAATCGGACCCCGTACAGACCGAAGAAGCGGGCTCGGCTCAATGGCGTTTTGCGCAAAGCTCAACGAGCGCACTCTGGAAAACACCAGGTCTGTTCGATAACTTTGGTATCCGGACAACCAACCGCATTCAGAGCACAGGACTAGCTGCCTTTGGTCAACTTGACTGGGCCTTGTCAGACAAATTCCACATTTTACCCGGTGTCCGGTATAACTACGACAAGAAAGTAGCCAACTATAAACGCGAAACCTACGGAGGTCTGCAAACAACAGATCCAGCTTTGCTAGCGTTAAAAAACGCAGTTTATACGAATCAGGCGTTCGATACAGACGTATCGGAGGGTAATTTCTCTGGCCAGGTCACTCTGCAATATAAAGTTGGGAGAGCCATCAATGCCTTTGGAACCTATGCGATCAGCTACAAACCTGTCGGCATTAATATTGGTGGATTGCCAACGGCCAATGGCCAAACATTGCTTGACCTGGCCAGAGTGAAGCCAGAGCACGTAAATCACTTCGAAGTTGGTCTGAAAACACGACCAACACCGAACTCTATCCTGAATCTGGTATTTTATAACACAGAAATCAAAGACTTTCAGACACAGGTACAAACGCCTGAACCGGGTGTAAACAGAGGCTATCTGGCCAATGCGGAGAAAGTGCGTGTGACGGGTGTTGAAGTCGATGGAAATGTGCGAATTGCCAATCGGTTAACGCTTAACGCAGCTGTTGCCTATACAGATGGTAAATACGTATCGTTTACGAATGCGCCGGTACCGCTCGAAGAAACAGGCGGTGATCAAGCTTTCAAAGACATTTCGGGTGGTGTGTTGCCCGGTATTTCAAAATGGTCGGGTTCAGTAGGTGGCGAAGTAACCGCTCCTGGACTGCTCATCGGTTTAAAAGGAAATTACTTCTTTGGCGTAGACGCTTTCTATCGGTCGTCGTTTTCGTCGAGTCCGTCGCCCTCTCAATATTTGAATATCGATGGCTACTCGCTGGTAAACAGTCGCCTTGGCTTTAGAGCTTCCAGTGGAATTTCGATTTTTATCTGGGCTAGAAACCTGTTCAACACAAACTATTATGAGCAGTTATTGGCAGCTCCAGGTAGTGCCGGGCATTATGCCGGTATTGTTGGCGATCCGAGAACATACGGAACTACATTACGCTACACGTTCTAG
- a CDS encoding YbhB/YbcL family Raf kinase inhibitor-like protein encodes MRNYWRLPVGLLLLVSLVVLIMHIRAKTGRQSEEENLATLKKNITLSSRSFPPNGDIPEDCSCRGKGISPALMWETDQPAVESYVILATDYDVPTPAFPVFNLSHWTIYNLPGSVHSIPEAVSDEQMHMLGGKVGKNSIGNQAFMAACPPAGRHAYVFRIYALDQLLSFSAVPDKHALLDAMSGHIVGYGELTGYFQ; translated from the coding sequence ATGCGTAACTATTGGCGACTCCCGGTGGGCTTGCTACTACTCGTTAGTCTGGTAGTACTGATCATGCACATTCGGGCAAAAACTGGTCGACAGAGTGAGGAAGAAAATCTTGCCACACTCAAAAAAAATATAACGCTTTCGAGTCGTTCCTTTCCACCAAACGGAGATATACCCGAGGATTGCAGTTGTCGGGGAAAGGGCATATCGCCTGCTTTGATGTGGGAAACAGATCAACCTGCGGTTGAATCCTATGTGATTCTGGCAACTGACTATGATGTTCCCACGCCTGCTTTTCCCGTGTTTAACTTGTCGCACTGGACTATATATAATTTGCCCGGCTCGGTGCATAGTATACCCGAAGCCGTTAGCGATGAGCAGATGCATATGCTGGGCGGTAAGGTTGGTAAAAACTCAATAGGTAATCAGGCATTTATGGCTGCCTGCCCGCCCGCAGGTCGACATGCGTATGTGTTTCGAATCTACGCACTTGATCAACTACTTTCCTTTTCAGCTGTTCCGGATAAACATGCGCTTCTCGATGCGATGAGTGGTCATATAGTAGGCTATGGCGAACTGACGGGCTATTTTCAGTAG